Proteins encoded within one genomic window of Anopheles gambiae chromosome 3, idAnoGambNW_F1_1, whole genome shotgun sequence:
- the LOC5667999 gene encoding uncharacterized protein LOC5667999 isoform X1 — protein sequence MSDLDDPLCGQTQSSQQQQQQQPPTQTTPRSSLGSGALSYSNSSISPSTSSSSSGSAKSAVSECLGAWLNYLQIMNNLCAAGYRLAQTIAALEPWAYFEHPSTATGGGGGQSGSGASNPSGIPSPSQSAQPGPQIPQLPFTTSQIPSHMAFQFITAWDELARASVMATSTVKSHIVSVLQDFKTQPLATVEQDSELLHIKEYNQLILQDNAQTMINLQHQFCVASCDAFAQLMCCYQCQTQVGFPHDPDCPMVQHPMSAAATIARTGGGGADQRSQTPSPHFGMKMQENARLYDRTGSISTQGSSSDHGTTAYEQTRGPSPHDIRGPSPIQGYLDNIRGPLPNPGHLSGMKAPFYRGSRSPLNFPLFTLNGQRRWSEAAAGEVNSEAALDPESQMRRWSMPWEAKADKSTVHWNQTRLMPISKLAVPASGPGPTPKSSLGDRSQSTTPDSTWHSSITSQDGLVEAIQLLSCRPIHRMQPMMMMAPPNIGPPFVEEPSGMQQQESHNVSGNPPGLYGIWTQQNPPSAMLRQSTVATMQQDRMVPLMNYIREQDSSIDENPPN from the exons ATGAGCGACCTAGATGATCCACTTTGTGGGCAGACACAGTCgtcccagcagcaacaacagcaacaacctcCAACTCAAACAACACCCCGCAGTTCTCTCGGCTCGGGTGCACTGTCCTACAGCAATTCCTCCATCTCGCCGTCGACGAGCTCGAGCAGCTCCGGGTCGGCCAAATCCGCCGTCAGCGAGTGCTTGGGTGCGTGGCTCAATTACCTCCAGATCATGAACAACCTGTGTGCGGCCGGCTACCGGCTAGCGCAAACGATTGCCGCCCTCGAACCGTGGGCGTACTTCGAACATCCGAGCACAGccaccggcggcggcggtggccaaTCCGGATCGGGGGCGAGCAATCCGTCCGGCATTCCGTCACCCTCGCAATCGGCACAGCCGGGCCCACAGATACCGCAGCTACCGTTCACCACCTCGCAGATTCCGTCGCACATGGCGTTCCAGTTTATCACGGCCTGGGACGAGCTGGCGCGGGCGTCCGTCATGGCCACCAGCACGGTCAAATCGCACATCGTAAGCGTGCTGCAGGACTTTAAGACGCAACCGCTGGCGACGGTGGAGCAGGACAGCGAGCTGCTACATATCAAGGAGTACAATCAGCTCATTCTGCAGGACAACGCACAAACGATGATCAATCTGCAGCACCAGTTCTGTGTCGCTTCGTGCGACGCTTTCGCGCAGCTAATGTGCTGCTACCAGTGCCAGACGCAGGTGGGATTTCCGCACGACCCGGACTGCCCAATGGTGCAGCACCCGATGTCGGCCGCCGCAACGATCGCTCGCACCGGCGGTGGTGGGGCGGACCAACGCTCCCAAACGCCTTCGCCCCACTTCGGCATGAAAATGCAGGAAAATGCCCGGCTGTACGATCGTACTGGGTCGATTTCGACGCAAGGATCCTCCTCGGACCACGGCACGACGGCGTATGAGCAAACGCGTGGCCCCTCGCCGCACGACATTCGTGGGCCGAGTCCGATCCAGGGCTATTTGGACAATATCAGGGGCCCACTGCCAAACCCGGGCCATCTGTCGGGCATGAAAGCGCCGTTCTATCGGGGCTCACGCTCGCCATTGAATTTCCCCCTCTTCACGCTAAACGGACAGCGTCGCTGGTCGGAAGCGGCAGCTGGGGAAGTTAACTCCGAGGCAGCGCTCGATCCGGAAAGCCAAATGCGTCGCTGGTCAATGCCGTGGGAAGCGAAGGCAGACAAATCGACGGTGCACTGGAACCAGACGCGCCTGATGCCGATCTCGAAGCTTGCTGTGCCGGCGTCAGGGCCGGGACCAACGCCGAAATCGTCGCTCGGCGATCGTAGCCAAAGCACCACGCCGGACTCTACCTGGCACTCGTCCATCACGAGCCAGGACGGGTTGGTGGAAGCGATACAGCTGCTGTCCTGCCGACCGATTCACCGGATgcagccgatgatgatgatggcaccGCCCAACATCGGGCCACCGTTCGTCGAGGAGCCCTCCGGGATG cagcaacaggaatCTCACAACGTGTCGGGCAATCCGCCCGGTCTGTACGGTATCTGGACGCAGCAGAACCCGCCCAGTGCCATGCTGCGCCAGTCGACCGTGGCCACGATGCAGCAGGACCGCATGGTGCCGCTGATGAACTACATTCGCGAGCAGGACTCATCGATTGACGAAAATCCACCTAACTAA
- the LOC5667999 gene encoding uncharacterized protein LOC5667999 isoform X2: MSDLDDPLCGQTQSSQQQQQQQPPTQTTPRSSLGSGALSYSNSSISPSTSSSSSGSAKSAVSECLGAWLNYLQIMNNLCAAGYRLAQTIAALEPWAYFEHPSTATGGGGGQSGSGASNPSGIPSPSQSAQPGPQIPQLPFTTSQIPSHMAFQFITAWDELARASVMATSTVKSHIVSVLQDFKTQPLATVEQDSELLHIKEYNQLILQDNAQTMINLQHQFCVASCDAFAQLMCCYQCQTQVGFPHDPDCPMVQHPMSAAATIARTGGGGADQRSQTPSPHFGMKMQENARLYDRTGSISTQGSSSDHGTTAYEQTRGPSPHDIRGPSPIQGYLDNIRGPLPNPGHLSGMKAPFYRGSRSPLNFPLFTLNGQRRWSEAAAGEVNSEAALDPESQMRRWSMPWEAKADKSTVHWNQTRLMPISKLAVPASGPGPTPKSSLGDRSQSTTPDSTWHSSITSQDGLVEAIQLLSCRPIHRMQPMMMMAPPNIGPPFVEEPSGMQQESHNVSGNPPGLYGIWTQQNPPSAMLRQSTVATMQQDRMVPLMNYIREQDSSIDENPPN, translated from the exons ATGAGCGACCTAGATGATCCACTTTGTGGGCAGACACAGTCgtcccagcagcaacaacagcaacaacctcCAACTCAAACAACACCCCGCAGTTCTCTCGGCTCGGGTGCACTGTCCTACAGCAATTCCTCCATCTCGCCGTCGACGAGCTCGAGCAGCTCCGGGTCGGCCAAATCCGCCGTCAGCGAGTGCTTGGGTGCGTGGCTCAATTACCTCCAGATCATGAACAACCTGTGTGCGGCCGGCTACCGGCTAGCGCAAACGATTGCCGCCCTCGAACCGTGGGCGTACTTCGAACATCCGAGCACAGccaccggcggcggcggtggccaaTCCGGATCGGGGGCGAGCAATCCGTCCGGCATTCCGTCACCCTCGCAATCGGCACAGCCGGGCCCACAGATACCGCAGCTACCGTTCACCACCTCGCAGATTCCGTCGCACATGGCGTTCCAGTTTATCACGGCCTGGGACGAGCTGGCGCGGGCGTCCGTCATGGCCACCAGCACGGTCAAATCGCACATCGTAAGCGTGCTGCAGGACTTTAAGACGCAACCGCTGGCGACGGTGGAGCAGGACAGCGAGCTGCTACATATCAAGGAGTACAATCAGCTCATTCTGCAGGACAACGCACAAACGATGATCAATCTGCAGCACCAGTTCTGTGTCGCTTCGTGCGACGCTTTCGCGCAGCTAATGTGCTGCTACCAGTGCCAGACGCAGGTGGGATTTCCGCACGACCCGGACTGCCCAATGGTGCAGCACCCGATGTCGGCCGCCGCAACGATCGCTCGCACCGGCGGTGGTGGGGCGGACCAACGCTCCCAAACGCCTTCGCCCCACTTCGGCATGAAAATGCAGGAAAATGCCCGGCTGTACGATCGTACTGGGTCGATTTCGACGCAAGGATCCTCCTCGGACCACGGCACGACGGCGTATGAGCAAACGCGTGGCCCCTCGCCGCACGACATTCGTGGGCCGAGTCCGATCCAGGGCTATTTGGACAATATCAGGGGCCCACTGCCAAACCCGGGCCATCTGTCGGGCATGAAAGCGCCGTTCTATCGGGGCTCACGCTCGCCATTGAATTTCCCCCTCTTCACGCTAAACGGACAGCGTCGCTGGTCGGAAGCGGCAGCTGGGGAAGTTAACTCCGAGGCAGCGCTCGATCCGGAAAGCCAAATGCGTCGCTGGTCAATGCCGTGGGAAGCGAAGGCAGACAAATCGACGGTGCACTGGAACCAGACGCGCCTGATGCCGATCTCGAAGCTTGCTGTGCCGGCGTCAGGGCCGGGACCAACGCCGAAATCGTCGCTCGGCGATCGTAGCCAAAGCACCACGCCGGACTCTACCTGGCACTCGTCCATCACGAGCCAGGACGGGTTGGTGGAAGCGATACAGCTGCTGTCCTGCCGACCGATTCACCGGATgcagccgatgatgatgatggcaccGCCCAACATCGGGCCACCGTTCGTCGAGGAGCCCTCCGGGATG caacaggaatCTCACAACGTGTCGGGCAATCCGCCCGGTCTGTACGGTATCTGGACGCAGCAGAACCCGCCCAGTGCCATGCTGCGCCAGTCGACCGTGGCCACGATGCAGCAGGACCGCATGGTGCCGCTGATGAACTACATTCGCGAGCAGGACTCATCGATTGACGAAAATCCACCTAACTAA